In a single window of the Limnohabitans sp. 2KL-27 genome:
- the carB gene encoding carbamoyl-phosphate synthase large subunit — protein sequence MPKRTDLKSILIIGAGPIIIGQACEFDYSGVQACKALREEGYKVILINSNPATIMTDPATADVTYIEPITWQTVEKIIAKERPDAILPTMGGQTALNCALDLWHNGVLEKYKVELIGATPEAIDKAEDRLKFKDAMTKIGLGSARSGIAHSMEEAWDVQKTLGFPTVIRPSFTLGGTGGGIAYNPEEFEVICKRGLEASPTTELLIEESLLGWKEYEMEVVRDKADNCIIVCSIENLDPMGVHTGDSITVAPAQTLTDKEYQILRNASLAVLREIGVDTGGSNVQFSINPKDGRMVVIEMNPRVSRSSALASKATGFPIAKVAAKLAVGYTLDELRNDITGGATPASFEPSIDYVVTKIPRFAFEKFPTADSRLTTQMKSVGEVMAMGRTFQESFQKALRGLEVGVDGMNEKTQDREVLEKELGEPGPERIWYVGDAFAMGLRVDEVFALTKIDPWFLVQIEEIVKIELELETTTLEAITAEELRALKKKGFSDRRLAKLLKTTEHVVRARRHALNIRPVYKRVDTCAAEFSTDTAYMYSCYEGNGDAFGVGAGECEAEPTNNKKIMVLGGGPNRIGQGIEFDYCCVHAALAMREDGYETIMVNCNPETVSTDYDTSDRLYFEPVTLEDVLEIVDKEKPTGVIVQYGGQTPLKLALDLEAAGVPIIGTSPDMIDAAEDRERFQKLLQNLGLRQPPNATARTESEALEKAAALGYPLVVRPSYVLGGRAMEIVHEQRDLERYMREAVKVSHDSPVLLDRFLNDAIECDVDCLRDPEGKTFIGGVMEHIEQAGVHSGDSACSLPPYSLSPATVGELKRQSAAMAGALNVVGLMNVQFAIQHVDGQDVIYVLEVNPRASRTVPYVSKATGIQLAKVAARCMAGQTLASQGITHEVTPPYFSVKEAVFPFVKFPGVDTILGPEMKSTGEVMGVGKTFGEAFVKSQMGAGTKLPRPTKADGTSADKVFISVKNNDKARAIEVARQLVAQGFELVATKGTAVAIQAAGVACATVNKVTEGRPHIVDMIKNNEVVLVINTVEERRNAIADSRHIRTSALLNRVTTFTTIAGAEAAVEGMKYMDQLDVISIQEMHAQLAA from the coding sequence ATGCCTAAGCGCACCGACCTCAAAAGCATCCTCATCATTGGCGCGGGCCCGATCATCATTGGTCAGGCTTGCGAGTTCGACTACTCTGGCGTGCAGGCTTGCAAAGCCTTGCGCGAAGAGGGCTACAAAGTCATCCTGATCAACAGCAACCCTGCCACGATCATGACCGACCCGGCCACGGCCGATGTGACCTACATTGAGCCCATCACCTGGCAGACGGTCGAGAAGATCATCGCCAAGGAGCGCCCCGATGCCATCTTGCCCACCATGGGCGGACAGACCGCACTCAATTGCGCTTTGGACCTCTGGCACAACGGTGTGCTCGAAAAATACAAGGTGGAACTGATTGGCGCGACACCCGAAGCCATCGACAAAGCCGAAGACCGTCTGAAGTTCAAGGACGCCATGACCAAGATCGGCCTGGGTTCGGCCCGCTCGGGCATTGCCCACAGCATGGAAGAAGCCTGGGACGTGCAAAAGACCCTGGGTTTTCCCACCGTCATTCGCCCCAGCTTCACCTTGGGCGGTACAGGCGGCGGCATTGCCTACAACCCCGAAGAATTTGAAGTCATTTGCAAGCGCGGTTTGGAGGCTTCTCCCACCACCGAGCTGTTGATTGAAGAATCCTTGCTCGGCTGGAAAGAGTACGAGATGGAAGTGGTGCGCGACAAAGCGGACAACTGCATCATCGTGTGCTCCATCGAAAACTTGGACCCCATGGGCGTGCACACGGGCGACTCGATCACCGTGGCTCCAGCCCAGACCTTGACCGACAAGGAATACCAGATCTTACGCAATGCCTCTTTGGCCGTCTTGCGTGAAATCGGTGTCGATACCGGTGGATCGAACGTGCAGTTCTCCATCAACCCCAAAGACGGCCGCATGGTCGTGATCGAGATGAACCCCCGCGTCTCGCGCTCGTCGGCCTTGGCTTCCAAAGCCACAGGTTTCCCGATCGCCAAGGTGGCCGCCAAGTTGGCTGTGGGTTACACGCTCGATGAGTTGCGCAACGACATCACGGGCGGCGCTACGCCTGCCTCCTTCGAGCCATCGATCGACTACGTGGTCACCAAGATCCCGCGTTTTGCGTTCGAGAAATTCCCGACAGCCGACAGCCGTTTGACCACCCAGATGAAGTCGGTGGGCGAGGTGATGGCCATGGGCCGCACCTTCCAGGAATCCTTCCAGAAAGCCCTGCGCGGCTTGGAAGTGGGCGTGGACGGCATGAACGAAAAAACCCAAGACCGCGAAGTGCTGGAAAAAGAGCTGGGCGAGCCCGGCCCTGAGCGCATCTGGTATGTGGGCGATGCCTTTGCCATGGGCCTGAGAGTGGACGAGGTGTTCGCCTTGACCAAAATCGACCCTTGGTTCTTGGTGCAGATCGAAGAAATCGTCAAGATCGAGCTGGAACTGGAAACCACCACGCTGGAAGCCATCACGGCCGAAGAGTTGCGCGCGCTCAAGAAAAAGGGCTTCTCTGACCGCCGCTTGGCCAAGCTGCTCAAGACCACCGAGCATGTGGTGCGTGCCCGTCGTCATGCCCTGAACATCCGCCCCGTCTACAAGCGCGTGGACACTTGCGCGGCCGAGTTCTCGACCGACACCGCCTACATGTACTCGTGCTACGAAGGGAATGGCGACGCCTTTGGCGTGGGAGCCGGCGAGTGCGAAGCCGAACCCACCAACAACAAAAAGATCATGGTGCTGGGCGGTGGTCCGAACCGCATTGGCCAAGGTATTGAGTTCGATTACTGCTGCGTGCATGCGGCACTTGCCATGCGCGAGGATGGTTATGAAACCATCATGGTCAACTGCAACCCCGAGACCGTGTCGACCGATTACGACACTTCGGACCGTTTGTACTTTGAGCCGGTAACCCTTGAGGACGTGCTCGAAATCGTGGACAAAGAAAAGCCGACGGGCGTCATCGTGCAATACGGCGGTCAAACGCCTTTGAAATTGGCGCTGGACCTGGAAGCTGCGGGCGTGCCCATCATCGGCACCAGCCCCGACATGATCGACGCGGCCGAAGACCGCGAGCGTTTCCAGAAGCTGCTGCAAAATTTGGGTCTGCGGCAGCCACCGAACGCCACGGCGCGCACCGAGTCCGAAGCCTTGGAAAAAGCCGCCGCCTTGGGTTACCCCTTGGTGGTGCGCCCCAGTTATGTGCTGGGTGGCCGCGCCATGGAAATCGTGCACGAGCAACGCGACCTGGAGCGCTACATGCGTGAAGCGGTCAAGGTGTCGCACGACTCGCCTGTGCTGTTGGACCGCTTCTTGAACGATGCGATCGAATGCGATGTGGATTGCCTGCGTGACCCCGAAGGCAAGACCTTCATCGGTGGCGTGATGGAGCACATCGAGCAAGCTGGCGTGCACAGCGGCGACTCGGCTTGCTCGCTGCCACCCTACTCTTTGTCGCCTGCGACCGTGGGCGAACTCAAGCGCCAATCGGCCGCGATGGCGGGTGCTTTGAATGTGGTCGGCTTGATGAACGTGCAGTTCGCCATCCAGCATGTGGATGGCCAAGACGTGATCTACGTGCTGGAAGTCAACCCCCGCGCTTCACGCACCGTGCCTTATGTCTCCAAAGCCACGGGCATCCAGTTGGCCAAGGTGGCGGCGCGTTGCATGGCGGGCCAGACTCTGGCGTCGCAAGGCATCACCCATGAGGTCACGCCCCCTTATTTCAGCGTGAAAGAAGCCGTCTTCCCCTTTGTGAAGTTCCCCGGTGTGGACACCATCCTCGGCCCCGAGATGAAATCCACGGGCGAAGTCATGGGCGTTGGCAAGACCTTTGGCGAGGCTTTTGTGAAGAGCCAAATGGGCGCGGGCACCAAGCTGCCACGTCCCACCAAAGCCGATGGCACGTCTGCGGACAAGGTATTCATCTCGGTGAAAAACAACGACAAGGCGCGTGCCATCGAAGTGGCTCGCCAGTTGGTGGCCCAAGGCTTTGAGCTGGTGGCGACCAAGGGGACAGCTGTTGCGATCCAGGCCGCAGGCGTGGCCTGTGCCACGGTGAACAAAGTGACCGAAGGCCGCCCGCACATCGTGGACATGATCAAGAACAACGAAGTGGTGCTGGTCATCAACACGGTCGAAGAGCGCCGCAATGCGATCGCCGATTCGCGCCACATCCGCACCTCGGCCTTGCTCAACCGCGTCACCACCTTCACAACCATCGCAGGCGCAGAAGCGGCTGTGGAAGGCATGAAGTACATGGACCAGCTGGACGTGATTTCCATTCAGGAAATGCACGCGCAACTGGCGGCCTGA
- the greA gene encoding transcription elongation factor GreA, with amino-acid sequence MSTIPITKRGAEKLKDELHRLKTVDRPGVIQAIAEARAQGDLSENAEYDAAKDRQGFIEGRIQEIEGKLSAAQIIDPVSVDAGGRVVFGTTVELEDESSGEAVTYQIVGEDEADLKLGLINISSPIARALIGKEEGDVAEVQAPGGVRRYEIVGVSYV; translated from the coding sequence ATGTCAACCATCCCGATCACCAAACGTGGTGCTGAAAAACTCAAGGACGAGTTGCACCGCCTCAAAACGGTGGACCGCCCCGGCGTGATCCAGGCCATTGCTGAAGCGCGTGCCCAAGGCGACCTGAGTGAGAACGCCGAATACGATGCGGCCAAAGACCGTCAGGGCTTCATTGAAGGCCGGATTCAGGAAATCGAAGGCAAACTCTCCGCCGCGCAGATCATCGACCCGGTATCGGTGGATGCGGGCGGGCGTGTGGTGTTTGGCACCACCGTCGAGTTGGAAGACGAGAGTTCGGGTGAGGCTGTGACCTACCAGATCGTGGGCGAGGACGAGGCCGATTTGAAACTGGGCCTGATCAACATCAGCAGCCCGATTGCACGCGCCTTGATCGGCAAGGAAGAGGGCGATGTGGCCGAAGTTCAGGCACCAGGTGGCGTGCGCCGCTACGAGATCGTGGGCGTGTCTTACGTTTGA
- a CDS encoding YhbY family RNA-binding protein codes for MPQIQLTPAERKVFRADAHHLDPVVMIGGDGLTPAVIKETEAALNAHGLIKIRVLGDDRAAREAMFTQLADQLSAAPIQHIGKLLILWRPQPEKVKEHDEDRKAGPRDFKILKYSSRGGQRPEVKTVRVLGNQRLAAGGQIKRAKPKQKSVKKGRHD; via the coding sequence ATGCCCCAAATACAACTCACACCTGCCGAGCGCAAAGTTTTTCGCGCCGATGCCCACCACCTCGACCCGGTCGTCATGATCGGCGGTGATGGTCTGACCCCAGCCGTCATCAAGGAAACCGAAGCGGCCCTGAACGCCCACGGCCTGATCAAGATCCGCGTCCTGGGCGATGACCGTGCCGCACGTGAAGCCATGTTCACCCAATTGGCCGATCAACTCAGCGCCGCGCCCATTCAGCACATTGGCAAACTGCTGATCCTTTGGCGGCCACAGCCTGAAAAAGTCAAAGAACACGACGAAGACCGCAAAGCCGGACCACGCGACTTCAAGATCCTCAAATACAGCTCACGCGGCGGCCAACGACCAGAAGTCAAAACCGTTCGTGTGCTGGGCAACCAGCGCCTGGCCGCAGGCGGACAGATCAAGCGGGCCAAGCCCAAGCAAAAATCGGTCAAAAAAGGTCGCCACGACTGA
- a CDS encoding RlmE family RNA methyltransferase: protein MKVKTKSKKVNKAWLNDHVNDTYVKLALKEGYRARAAYKLKEIDETLGLIHPGDLVVDLGSAPGAWSQYLRRRLSPDGAAVGELNGCIIALDILPMAPVEGVQFIQGDFRENEVATLLEVALQGRQADVVVSDMAPNLSGIESSDAARIMHLIELAVEFAQNHMKPQGALVVKVFHGSGYSQIVKMFKETFKVVKPIKPKSSRDKSSETFLVGMGLIHGA, encoded by the coding sequence ATGAAAGTCAAAACCAAAAGTAAAAAGGTCAACAAAGCGTGGTTGAACGACCATGTGAATGACACCTATGTGAAGCTGGCCCTCAAAGAGGGTTACCGGGCGCGGGCAGCTTACAAACTCAAGGAAATCGACGAAACACTCGGCTTGATTCACCCTGGCGATCTGGTGGTGGACCTGGGCTCGGCCCCGGGGGCTTGGAGCCAGTACCTGCGCCGACGTTTGTCACCGGATGGCGCGGCGGTGGGCGAGCTCAATGGCTGCATCATCGCTCTGGACATCTTGCCCATGGCCCCGGTGGAGGGGGTGCAGTTCATTCAGGGAGATTTTCGTGAAAACGAGGTGGCGACCCTGCTTGAGGTCGCATTGCAAGGGCGGCAGGCCGACGTGGTGGTGTCCGACATGGCCCCCAATCTGTCGGGCATCGAGTCGTCGGATGCGGCGCGGATCATGCACCTGATCGAGTTGGCCGTGGAATTTGCCCAAAATCACATGAAGCCGCAGGGCGCTTTGGTGGTCAAGGTCTTTCACGGCAGCGGTTACAGCCAAATCGTCAAGATGTTCAAGGAGACTTTCAAGGTGGTCAAGCCGATCAAGCCCAAATCCTCCCGGGACAAATCTTCGGAGACTTTTTTGGTGGGCATGGGCCTGATTCACGGGGCTTGA